Part of the Streptomyces sp. NBC_01460 genome, CCTGGACCTGGCCATCCTGCCGATCGGGGCCTACGAACCGCGCTGGTGGCTCTCGGACGTGCACACCGACCCGGAAGAGGCCGTACAGGCGTACGAGGACCTGGGGGCCCGGGCGATGGCCCCGATGCACTGGGCGACGTTCGTCCTCTCCGCCGAACCGGTGCTCGAACCGCTCACCCGGCTCCGTACCGCCTGGCAGCGGGCCGGACACCCGCGCACCGACCTCTGGGACCTTCCGGTCGGCGGCTCACGGGTCCTGGAGGCCTGACCGTGGCCGGCCGGCGCCCCGGCCGCTCAGCCGGCCATGCGCGCCCGGAGCCGCCGCCAGAGCGCCGGGGTCCCGCTGATCAGCAGCGTCAGCAGGATCGCGACGAGCACGCCCTCCCACGGTTCGGGAAACAGCGAACCGCCCAGGATCCCGATCAGCTGATACGTCGCCGCCCAGGCCAGACACGCGGCCACATCACCACGGGCGAACTGCCGCAGTGGCATCGTGCCGAGCAGACAGGCCAGCATCACCGGGATGCGCCCGGCCGGCACCAGCCGCGACAGCACCAGCACCATCGTGTCGTGCTCGTCCAGCTTCCGCTGCGCCTGGGCGAGCCGCTCCGGAGCGGCCCTGCGGGTGAGGGCCTCCAGCCACTTCGAACCGTTCCTGGACCGCACCCCGCGCTGCCCCAGCCAGTACAGGCATATGTCCCCGAGGAACGCCGCGCCCGACGCCACGGCGAACACCACGAGCAGGGCGAACGGTGACGACTGGTGCAACGTCACCACGGCCGCCGTGCTCACCAACGCCCCCGTCGGCACCACCGGCACCAGCGACCCCAGGGCCACCAGCAGGAACAATGTCGGATAGCCCGCGGCCTGCTGCGTCGACTCCGTCGGCAACTGCCGCAGCACTTCGTCGATCACCTACGGGCCTCCGGTCTCACATGCTCGCCGTGGCCCAGCCGGTGGACCGCCACGTCCGGTGCCACCCGCGCCGCCTGCCTCACGAACTCGTCGCCCGGCGCGTGGAACTCGTGCGGCCGGATCCCGTCCATCCCGATCGGCCAGTACGTGCCGTAGTGCACCGGCACCGCGGACCGCGGCTCCAGAAGCGTCAGCACCTGCGCGGCACGCGTCGCGTCCAGATGGTGGTGGCCCAGGTTGGGGCCCCAGCCGCCGACCGGCAACAGCGCCACGTCCACCGGACCCACGGCCTCGGCCATGTCGTCGAAGAGCCCGGTGTCCCCGGCGAAGTAGGTGCGGGCCTCGCCCTCCACGACGTATCCGAGAGCGGGCACCCGGTGCGGGCCGACCGGCAGGCGACGCCCGTCGTGCAGGGCCGGGACCGCGCGGACCAGGACCTCACCGACCCGCACCGCGTCACCGGGACCCACCTCGGAGATCCGCAGACCGCGCAGCCGTCGCAGCACCCGCAGGCCGGGGACGGCGCGCACCGCGCCCCGGGGCACGATCACCAGGCTCCCGGGAGCGAGGCGGGCCAGGGAGGGAAGATGCAGATGGTCGGAGTGGAGGTGCGAGATCAGCACCGCGTCGGCGACCGCGGCCTCAGGCGGCGGGACCTCGCCCCGGCGCCGGCGCAGGTGCGCGAAGCGCCGCGCGAACAGGGGGTCGGTCAGCACCCGGACCCCGGTGTCCTCGATGGTGCAGGTGGCATGACCCCACCAGGTGACCTCCACCGCCCCGCCTCCTCGTCCGTCGATCCGCCGTTCCCGTACGCGTACGAGCGTAGGCGCTCCGCGCCCTTCCCCCGCCGGAGTGCTCCTTCACGCCCTTCCCGGCACGGTACCGGGCGGCTACGGAGCGCTACGGCGGGGGTAGGGTCAGGGCCAGCATCCGAGTGCGGGGGGATCCGTTCATGGACGACGTCATCGCAGACGTACGGGTGGCGGCCATCGCCAGTCTCACACCGCTGGAGGAGCTCGACGGCGACCCGTTCCTCGTCGACACCCGCAGCCAGCACGCCATGTGCGCCCGCTGGGCCGAGGACCAGGGCTACGTCGTCACCCGCCAGCTCCGCGTCTACGGGCTGCGCCCCGACCACCAGGCGCTGTGGGCGGGCGTCGAGGGCGAGCAGGTCGAGCTGTTCGTGGCGCCCAACGACCGCGTGCTCGCCCGGGCGCTCGTCTCCGTGCCGGACTTCACCGCGGAGTGCGAGCGGCGCGGCGTGCGTCTGGAGTTCGCCGGTCTGGAGGAGCCCGTCTACACCGCGCGCACCAAGGCCAGCGTCCACCGCAGGCTCTCCATGCCCACCGCGGGGTACGACGGCTGCTGATCCCCGGAGAGGCCCCGGGGCCCCGGAGGAGCCGGAACGGGCTGTGACAGGCTTGGTCCGGGCCATGACGGACACCCGGCCCGGACGTGAGGTGGAACGGCGTGAGTGACGGGCGATGGCGCAGGGCGGGGGGAACCCTCATACGCGTGGTCTCGGTGTGGGGTGTCTCCACCCTCACCCTGCTCGCCCTCGCGGGGATCCTGCCCGACTTCCGGCTCCAGGCCGACGACGGCGACACCGTCACGAGGACCGCCTTCACCGCGGCCTGGGCAGCGGGCGCCTTCGGCCTGCTCTCCGCCCTGGTCTGGCCCGTGCTCGTCCGGGCCCTGCTCATCGTGCCCGCCCTGGTACTGGGCGCCCTGGTCTTCTTCCTCAACGGCTCGCTGCTGCTCATCGCCCTGCGGCTCATCCCGGACGGCCGCGGCGACGCCGCCCCGGAGACCGCCGTCGTCGTGGCGGCCGTGATGTCCGCCGTCGCCTCCGCCGTCTCCACCGCCCTCGCGGTGCGTGACGACGACGCCTACCGGCGCAGGCTCTCCCGGCTCGCCGACCGGCGCCGCAGACGCAGCGGCGTCCCGCACAGCGCGGACGGCGGACGGGCCGGACCGCCCGGCATCGTGTTCGTCCAGCTCGACGGCGTCGGCCACGACGTCCTGGAACAGGCGGCGGCCGACGGGCTCATGCCGACCGTGGCCGGCCTGCTCGCCGACGAGGCGGGCCACCGGCTCACCCCGTGGACCACCGACTGGTCCAGCCAGACGGGCGCCAGCCAGCTCGGCATCCTGCACGGCACCAACTTCGACGTGCCCGCGTTCCGCTGGTTCGAGAAGGAGAGCGGCACCGTCATGGTCTCCAGCAGACCGGCGAGCGCCCTCGAACTGCAGCGCAGGGCCATCGCCCGCACCCATGACGGCGGCCTGCTCACCGTCGACGGCGCGAGCCGGGGCAACCTCTTCAGCGGCGGCGCGGACCAGCTCGCCCTGGTCCTGTCGATGGCGGCCCGGCTGGGCAAGGGGCGCCGCTCGCGCTCCGGCTACTTCGCCTACTTCTCCGACCCCGCCAACGCCGTCCGCACGGCCCTGTCCTTCGTCGCCGAGGTGGGCCGCGAGATCGGCCAGTCGGTCCGGGCACGGGTGCGGAAGGAGTCCCCCCGGGTGAAGCGCGGGGGGCTCTACCCCTTCATCAGGGCCTTCGCCACCGTCGTGGAACGCGACGTGGTGGTCGCGGCGGTGATCGGTGACATGTTCGCGGGGCGCACCGCCGTCTACGCCGACCTGGTCGCCTACGACGAGGTGGCCCACCACTCCGGGCCGCACAGCAGGGACGCGGAGAAGGTCCTCGCACGTCTCGACCGTTCGCTGGGCCTCATCCTGAAGATCGCCGACCACACCCCGCGCGCCTACCGGATCGTGCTGCTGTCCGACCACGGCCAGAGCCCCGGGGAGACCTTCGCGGGGCGGTACGGCCTCACGCTCAAGGACCTCGTACGGGCCGGCTGCGGACTGCCCGTGCCCCGCAGGGCCCAGCGCACCCGCAGCGCCTCGGAGGCCCGCGACGCCGTGCGCATCGCTCTGCACCGGCCGGTCGCCGGGGAGCACGAGCAGGAACACCCCAAGTCCTCCGACCCGGTCGTGCTCGCCTCCGGGAACCTGGGGCTGCTGTCGTTCCCGGACATGGAGGGGCGTGCCTCGCGCGAACAGCTCGACCGTCGCCACCCCGCCCTGCTCAGCACGCTGGCCGCCCATCCGGGGATCGGCTTCCTGCTCGTACGGAGCGAGAAGCACGGCTCGGTCGTGCTCGGCGGGGGCGGGGCGGAGATCCCGGTGGCCGAGCTGACGGACGGCGAGGGGCCGTTGGCCGTCTTCGGGGCCGGCGCGGCGGACGCGGTCCGCCGGACGGACGGATTCCCGCACGTCGCGGACGTCATGGTCAACTCGGCGTACGACCCCGGGACCGGCCGGGTGCACGCCTTCGAGGAACAGATCGGCTCGCACGGCGGGCTCGGCGGCGAACAGTCCCGGCCGTTCCTGCTCTGGCCCCGGACGCTGACGGACCCGCTCGACGCGATGGCGGCGGACGCGCCCCGGGGAGCGTCCCCGGCGGATCCCGCGGGGGTGCCCCGGACCGGTCCTGTGGGGGCGGAAGCGGTGCACCGGGTGCTGGCCCGCTGGCTGCGGGAGCTCTCCGGGCCGCAGGTGCCGCTCGGGCAGGAGGCCTTCACCGGGGCCGCGCCGCCGGACGAGCCCTTCCCGGACGCGTCCTCCCCGATCGAGCCTGCCGGTCAGCCGGTCCGCTCCGGGGGCCCGGCCGGATCCGGCGCCCCGGCCGGCGCGGTCGCACCGCTCCCCGCCGTGCCTGACCCCGACGACGCCGGGCTACCGGGCACACGTGGGTGACGGCCCCGGGCGTCAGGCGGACTCGCGCCGCACCAGCGTCGGGTGGAAGACCACGGACGGCGCGGGGCCGTCGCCCGGCTTGCCGATCTGCTTCAGGAGGAGCCGGGCCATCTCGGAGGCCATCTCCTCGACCGGCTGACGCACCGTCGTCAGCGGCGGATCGCACGCCACCGCCGCGTTGCTGTCGTCGAAGCCCACCACGGCCACGTCCCCGGGCACGTCCCTGCCCGCACGGAGCAGCACGGGCAGCGC contains:
- a CDS encoding MBL fold metallo-hydrolase, with translation MEVTWWGHATCTIEDTGVRVLTDPLFARRFAHLRRRRGEVPPPEAAVADAVLISHLHSDHLHLPSLARLAPGSLVIVPRGAVRAVPGLRVLRRLRGLRISEVGPGDAVRVGEVLVRAVPALHDGRRLPVGPHRVPALGYVVEGEARTYFAGDTGLFDDMAEAVGPVDVALLPVGGWGPNLGHHHLDATRAAQVLTLLEPRSAVPVHYGTYWPIGMDGIRPHEFHAPGDEFVRQAARVAPDVAVHRLGHGEHVRPEARR
- a CDS encoding DedA family protein; the encoded protein is MIDEVLRQLPTESTQQAAGYPTLFLLVALGSLVPVVPTGALVSTAAVVTLHQSSPFALLVVFAVASGAAFLGDICLYWLGQRGVRSRNGSKWLEALTRRAAPERLAQAQRKLDEHDTMVLVLSRLVPAGRIPVMLACLLGTMPLRQFARGDVAACLAWAATYQLIGILGGSLFPEPWEGVLVAILLTLLISGTPALWRRLRARMAG
- a CDS encoding phage holin family protein; this encodes MSDGRWRRAGGTLIRVVSVWGVSTLTLLALAGILPDFRLQADDGDTVTRTAFTAAWAAGAFGLLSALVWPVLVRALLIVPALVLGALVFFLNGSLLLIALRLIPDGRGDAAPETAVVVAAVMSAVASAVSTALAVRDDDAYRRRLSRLADRRRRRSGVPHSADGGRAGPPGIVFVQLDGVGHDVLEQAAADGLMPTVAGLLADEAGHRLTPWTTDWSSQTGASQLGILHGTNFDVPAFRWFEKESGTVMVSSRPASALELQRRAIARTHDGGLLTVDGASRGNLFSGGADQLALVLSMAARLGKGRRSRSGYFAYFSDPANAVRTALSFVAEVGREIGQSVRARVRKESPRVKRGGLYPFIRAFATVVERDVVVAAVIGDMFAGRTAVYADLVAYDEVAHHSGPHSRDAEKVLARLDRSLGLILKIADHTPRAYRIVLLSDHGQSPGETFAGRYGLTLKDLVRAGCGLPVPRRAQRTRSASEARDAVRIALHRPVAGEHEQEHPKSSDPVVLASGNLGLLSFPDMEGRASREQLDRRHPALLSTLAAHPGIGFLLVRSEKHGSVVLGGGGAEIPVAELTDGEGPLAVFGAGAADAVRRTDGFPHVADVMVNSAYDPGTGRVHAFEEQIGSHGGLGGEQSRPFLLWPRTLTDPLDAMAADAPRGASPADPAGVPRTGPVGAEAVHRVLARWLRELSGPQVPLGQEAFTGAAPPDEPFPDASSPIEPAGQPVRSGGPAGSGAPAGAVAPLPAVPDPDDAGLPGTRG